In Gallus gallus isolate bGalGal1 chromosome 6, bGalGal1.mat.broiler.GRCg7b, whole genome shotgun sequence, a single genomic region encodes these proteins:
- the FGFBP3 gene encoding fibroblast growth factor-binding protein 3, giving the protein MRLPLALLALAALGTAGGGPGPEAAPAGHFSTPEQHRCGWEVRRTAGGSELRLSCRPPAGRGAEQSCAYRGEPWRCPAYGTRSRQFWRQVVARLRRRRRPCAEGGPLSARFCGPGRAPPEAQLRLVPPGPMPPGPASAEPSPEQLAETYCAQRWHSLCTFFAGFWQG; this is encoded by the coding sequence ATGAGGCTGCCCCTGGCCCTGCTGGCGCTGGCCGCGCTGGGGACCGCGGGCGGCGGACCGGGCCCGGAGGCGGCGCCGGCGGGGCACTTTTCCACGCCGGAGCAGCACCGGTGCGGCTGGGAGGTGCGCCGGACGGCGGGGGGCAGCGAGCTGCGGCTGAGCTGCCGGCCGCCGGCGGGCCGCGGGGCGGAGCAGAGCTGCGCGTACCGCGGGGAGCCTTGGCGCTGCCCCGCCTACGGCACGCGCAGCCGGCAGTTCTGGCGGCAGGTCGTCGCCCGGCTCCGCCGTCGCCGCCGGCCCTGCGCGGAGGGCGGCCCGCTCAGCGCCCGCTTCTGCGGCCCGGGCCGAGCGCCGCCCGAGGCACAGCTGCGCCTGGTGCCGCCCGGCCCCAtgccgcccggcccggcctccgCCGAGCCCTCCCCCGAGCAGCTGGCCGAGACCTACTGCGCCCAGCGCTGGCACTCGCTGTGCACCTTCTTCGCCGGCTTctggcagggctga